Proteins from one Carassius gibelio isolate Cgi1373 ecotype wild population from Czech Republic chromosome A25, carGib1.2-hapl.c, whole genome shotgun sequence genomic window:
- the LOC127947230 gene encoding cyclin-dependent kinase inhibitor 1B: MSNVRLSNGSPTLERMEARLSDQPKPSACRNLFGPVDHEELKKDFQRQLKAMEDASADAWNFDFSTHTPRAGGRYQWDALDIRSVPGFYSRSVRAKGSDLHMCSSGNNNDINVDVNGNHDCRVTEQSAETPEKDREQRKRSSCVDSSCQSKRSHICVDEVTRTPRKPKKPRKHPSPTLT; the protein is encoded by the exons atgtcaaatgttcGCTTATCTAACGGCAGCCCGACGCTGGAACGGATGGAAGCGCGACTGTCGGATCAGCCCAAGCCGTCGGCGTGTCGGAACCTGTTCGGTCCGGTGGATCATGAAGAGTTAAAGAAGGATTTCCAGCGGCAGCTGAAGGCGATGGAGGACGCGTCGGCGGACGCGTGGAACTTCGACTTCTCCACGCACACGCCGCGCGCAGGCGGCAGATACCAGTGGGACGCGCTGGACATCCGCTCGGTGCCCGGTTTCTACAGCAGATCGGTGCGGGCGAAGGGCTCCGATCTCCACATGTGCTCCTCTGGGAATAATAACGACATTAACGTGGATGTTAACGGCAATCACGACTGTCGGGTAACGGAGCAGAGCGCGGAGACGCCCGAAAAAGACCGAGAACAGAGGAAAAGAAGCTCTTGTGTCG acTCGTCGTGTCAAAGCAAACGCTCACACATCTGTGTGGATGAAGTAACGCGGACGCCGAGAAAACCCAAAAAACCCAGAAAACACCCCAGTCCTACTCTAACATAA